The Prunus dulcis chromosome 3, ALMONDv2, whole genome shotgun sequence genome segment CAATCTAAGTGGTTCTTTTAATCTGAACTAATTTGTGAGCTGCTACATAAATATGACTTTCTTTCAGATACCTGAAATGGTTTAATGGTAGTGTCAAGCTTTTAAAGAAATCATCTGGCCTGGTATCATTAGCATTATGACTGAGTGTTTAGGCGggtcaatatatatatatatatatatatatatatatatatataaattgcttCTTCATGTGTGATTTCATTGCCCAAGTCTCTGTTATTTCTAATTGAATGAAATATAATCATGGATCATACTGCTTGCAGCATGTTTTGGAAAGGGGAAAGCCCTATGAAAGAAGCCAAATTATCAGCAAGTTGATTGGGAAAATTGTACAATTGAGTCAGCATAAATATGCATCAAATGTTGTTGAAAAGTGTCTGGAACATGGTGATGTTGCTGAGCGGGAGCTCTTGATTGAGGAAATCATTGGGCAAATGGAGGAAAATGATAGTCTGTTGGTAAGTCAAGCCAAAGCGCATATGATATGTTATCCCATGTCTTCAGATCTTTTATTCTTTACCTATGAAAATAAAGTTGGTGGGTATTTACCAGCATTTGGCTCCAAGGCAGCATAATATGTAGTGTTTGAAATATGAGCCAATTAGGAAACATCCAGTTATGCAATTTGATATTACAAGTTGAACTGAAGACTTCATTTCCATATGGGTGGATTTCCTTTGGTTCcaaacaattttcaaaaaactTTCCTATTTAAATAACATGAGGAGCGTTGTAGAGTCcaaataatttcttttggaACCATGCAGATTTCGGAAGTGTTGATTTTGAATGCTGGTTAAAGGTTGTTTTCTGCTTACTGAGTTATGTTATTTGATATTATATTCCAGCCAATGATGAAGGACCAATTTGCCAATTATGTGGTTCAGAAGGTTCTTGAAACAAGCAATGATAGACAGCGGGAAACACTGCTCAGTCTTATAAGAGTTCATATAGATGCTctgaaaaaatatacatacGGGAAACACATAGTTGTTCGGTTTGAACAGCTATCTGGTGAAGGTGTGtctgttttccattttcaatttgtgcACGTAGTTATGAGCACTTTCCACTTTATCTGCATCTAATAGTTGGCTGGTTGTCTTTTATGTGGCTTCTTAATCTATCATTATCTAACTTGAACGTGCTCTCGGGCTGTGCAACTGTTATACAGGCTTAAAGAATtgctttgtttctttgttttaattattctaTTTGGATACTGATTTTTAACCCTTTAACATGCAGATGGCCAAACTTCAGAAGCTGAGGGGGCATAGGGTTTAATCCATTTGGCCCCAAGGGTTGTTCTTGACAGTTGCAGAAGGCAGAAGCATTACATTAGAAACTGGTGTTTTTAACAAAACCAGCAAAAGATATACATATTCTTTTCAGGAATATCACCTTCTATAGAATTAAAGAGTAGGAAACATCGGGCCTATGCACCAGACTGAAGGTCTTACGTCTCCTATTCTTCTTCCATCGTTTAAAAGTTCTATAAAGAGTGCTATTCTTGAGAGAGGGTTTGATTTCTGGTGATTTATTAAAAACTCTAGAAACTATGTGTAAGAGAACTCAAGATCAGCTACCATGTCCTCATTGCAAGAAGAACAGCCAAAAGACAGATGCTAGAAGCTTGTTTGATATTTCCTAGTATGTAAATGTATTGTGTATTTTCAAATTGTACATGTACAGTCAGATATAAAACATCCATGTAAAGCAATGTAAGAAATAAGAATTCATGTCTGGCTGATGGCCGGCCTAGGTGTACTACGTAGGGCCTATTTCGTAGTGTGTGAATTTGGAACGACAGAAAAATTGCATTGATTTGTAATATGATGTAAAAAGCTATGGTATGTTTCAATGTGAAATTTCTCAAGTGTTGTGGAAGAAAGACTTTGTCAATGGTCAAAAGAAAAGCCTCTACATTtgacaacaaagaaaagaaaaaaaaactttgcaaattgtggttttcttttttggggtaCAAATAAAGGCCAGAGGcccaaatcaaacaaagagCTCTCCAAAATGCAAGTAGTGTTTTCAGTGATGAGGTTTTTAATTGAAAACTACTATAAATTACATCAAAGATCATAAACATGTAAATAAGggttgtaaaaaaatatgtgaatCAATTTAAGGGGTcctttttcattaatttctgGATAAACTTAGGGTAGTGATTTTCACTCCCTTTTTGTCCATTTAcactccattttgtttttttaatagattttactataataaaaaaaggagtgtaagCGGACAAAAGATGAGTGAGAATGTACAATTTCTAACAAATAGAGTATTTTAGTGGACAAAAGAGGAGTGAGAAAATCAGCTCCTTAAACTTAAACTTAAATAAGCAGTGAAAAATGTTAATTGGTAAAAAGAAAGTCATAATTTGGTCTAActccaaaattaaaagaacaatTAATTTGGTAGAGTCAAAATTTTGACCAcagagaatttttaaaaaaggaaaaaaaattaagaggaGAGTCAAAAGCAAGAGGACAATAGAAACCTCAATGAGCATGAAGATATCAAAGAAATGGATTATCGATCAGAAGTAGGGAAGCCGGTGATAGTGTTGATTTGCGGTAGCTTAGTCTATTACCACTGCGCGCATCGCAACTCCAGCCTCGTCTCCCTTGTATCCGATGTCCTCATCGTCCTCCTCTGTTCGCTCGCCATTCTCGGCCTTCTCTTTCGCCAGATGAACATCTCGTAAGTCCAAATTCCTCATTTTCCTTTGAGCCCTTGTTTTGTCTGCCCAGAAAATGCGGGAAAGCGACtgcttttctttctgtttttggtttatttttctgggttttgaggAATTTGGGTTTCTAAAGTCTTGTTATTGGGTCAATTTGGAGTTTGGTTTTATCTGATAATGGTTGAAAATTGAATGCAAATTTGTTGTGCTTTAATTGAGTTTGATTGTGAATGATTTTGggaattgggttttgtttagATTTTGATAGGCTCTTTTACTCTGTAGGGTTGTCTTGAATGGATGCATTGGAATTGAAATAGGTTATGGgggattgaagaaaaattggagTTGTTACCAAGATAGATGAACTGAGAATTTGTGGTTCTTTGTTTCAAATTATAATTGTGTGAATGGTATTATTTGATAAGCGGTTTCTGTGTCATATTATGAATTTATAGATTTGATACGATTGTAGTGGTGAATGGTGATCTTTGTGTTGAAGTATCTAGTTTTATTGTTGACTAGGGTACCCGTCGATCCACTTGAGTGGCAGATTTCGCAGGACACTGCTAATAGCATTGTTGCATGGTTAGCCAATACCGTAGGAGCAGCTGAGTCTGTATTGAGGGTTGCAGCCACGGGGCACGACAAGAGGTTGTTTTTCAAGGTAATAATGCTTGATGACTGCaatggatttttgttttggtatcAAGCTGTTGCAGAGTCTCTATTACTTGGTGGCTATggatgaaaattttcaacGGCTAACATGTAGACATAAGCTGCTGCGAGCTTTAAGTATCAAGGAGAGGTGCTAATACATGTCTTAAGAATTATAAAGTGGCCCAAGTCTGGACATATTTTGAACTTGATATTGTAGAaatttggatttcttttggTATTGAGCTCCATATGCATGTTGTTATGTGTGCACATGTGTTTTCATGCTTGCATTTGTCTTTTTCACTGGGAAGGCTTGGATGCCACTTCGAGGGCACTCCATAAAGCACCTTCTCTTCTACTGCATAGTATTTTAGAAGAATAGAATGGAAGCTAAAATGTACTTGTGATAACAGTCCACgagataataaaaaatatctttGTAGCTGATTTGTAGCTTTGCTGTAGTAGAAAATTTAACTTTTTGCACTGAGTACAGACAGCCCTCACTATACTTTTCTAGCTATCAATTCTAAATTCTAATCATGAAACTTTTGACCTGAGTGAAGGCATCTTGCGGTCCCATGGCAGGTCCTTTGGCTGACGGGCCATCATGTGTTATTAAAGCAGTCTGCTTCTGTGCTAGTCTATcaaattgatttttattttcctattgGTTGCGATGGTTGCAGATGTAGCTTATCAGTATCGTGATAACATGTTATCACATAGAATAAAGTTATGCAAATTTGTTAATCATAAGTAGTTCTTGCAGACAGCTAACCCGATAACTTCTCATTTAAATCTTTCTCCAGGTGGTGTTTTGTCTTTACATGCTTTCAGCTTTGGGACGGTTGGTGTCAGGTCTTACAGTTGCCTATGCTGGTATGTTTTTTGCTTAAATCTGTTACCCCTTCGTAGTTGAGATTGTTTTCGTCGTTTGGTCTTTTAAGATAAAAATCAGGGTGGCAACTTATGTGTTGTTTTGTCAGATTCAGAAGCCACTGTCTGATTTGCCCcttgcttttcttttgttttaatttttttattttttattaatacaAAGTCATTCACTATTTGAATACATTCAtgtaaattttcctttttagcctgacttgtttctttgttttaaacATCACATATATGTAACTTTCCTCTGCTCCTGAAACAGGATTATGCTTGTTTTGCCTTTATCTGTTAGCTGAGAACAGTCAGTCAATCAGTACATGTTTGTCTCGATTTCTGAGGAGAACGAATGATCTAGCGGAGGAAGATGCTGCAGAGCAAGATACTATGTAGCTTATGTTTTCTGTAACCTCCATGTACAATGaatctttgtatttttttgtgtgggtGTATTTCGAGCTACTCATAGTTTGTGTACATACGACTTTGTGCATGACCCCTCTTGGGGTGGTACAATATTGTTAACCAAGAGATACAATTTTATGATACAAACTGTTGAATAATTGACACCATTGCTGAATAAATGCCGGTCATTAGTTTTTGCTACAACCTTTGAGTTGACATTGTTGATTAGAATTTTTACCGACTGGAAATGAAAAATCGGAAAAATGAAAGTCCAAAGATAATCTATGTTTAACAGTGCTCTGTTTTACCATGAACAAGTTAATTTTAGATAAttttggaaacaaaaaagGTAATTTGGGAACAACGAAGAAAAGATGTCCATCTTGTTGTCCCTATTTTGATTAAGAAACAAGATATACATCCAATATTGCTGTCGACAGGCCTTTAACTTTTGAATGAACTTGGTAAGTTAGATTCACCTATATTTTGGGGCAAGCATGcacattttactttttactgATTTAATCCCAACTTGTAAACTACTGATCTTATATAAACCTAGTGGGTCAAATGCAATGACTGGTGAGATAATCTACATCAGTAAAAGAGTAACACCAACGCACATTAGGAAAAGAGATCAAAGTGGAACTATTAGCTCTCTATATTAACATAAAACCTATACATCAAAGTGGAACTATTAGCTCTCTATATTAACATAAAACCTATACAGCTGCCAAGAAAAGAATATACATATCAAGCCTTACATCAATTCATGGAAGGCtttcaaaacaatataaactAAGCTGCACCCATTATAGGAAAAGCTGATGGCTTTTGGCACCCAGTGGTTGGGATCACAGGGGTTGAATCTCTAGGGGACATGAGGGCCAAAGGAAGAATCTGTTGCTCCATCTCCTCTGCCTCTTCAGAGCTCCAACTTCCAAGTGGTATGAAACTACCATAATCAAGAACACAGTGCTCAGAAGATAACACTGAAGAAACTTCCTTCATTGGTTCAACTTTAACCTGTCCAATCTCATCAAGTTTCGTCACAAAGGGGTGGTGCAATAGCTTAGCTGTTGTGAGTCTCTCTGAGGGGTTCCTCATAAAGCAATTCTTTAAGAAATCTTTCGCCTCTTCTGCTAACCCACCAGGAATGTTAGGAACTCCAGAAGCAATCTGAGGCTTTAGGTCATGAAGTTTCAAGCCGGCTTTTGCATCCCATGGATGCCTCCCAGTGAGCATCTTCAGCACAACACAGCCCAATGCCCAAATATCAGAAGGCTTCTCCTGAATTCTATCGAGCACAGTTTCAGGAGATAAGTACATTGGAGTGCCTCTACAAGAACGCTTGCTCACAGCCCTCTTTGCCAGTCCCAAGTCCCCAATTTTGGGCACAAAACCAGAACCAGAGGTCACAAGTAAGATGTTTTCAGGCTTCAAATCACAGTgcacaaaacccatttcatGAATGTACTGAACCCCTTTCAAAATAGACTCTGTATATTTCCTCACTTGTAATTCACAAAGCCCAGAGCCCCCAGATTGCTTTATCAAATCCCCCACTGTTCCTCCATCAGCATACTCCAAGAAGACGTTGTATACCAAATTATGACCAAACCCAGCCGTCACATCTTCTCCATAACAGTTGATAACAAAAGGGCTGCTACGAAGCGTTTGAAGAAGTGACTTTTCCATCATCAACTCAAGCGATTCAACCATCAATGCCGATTTCACCGCCATGATCGCCGGAAAACCCTCGCTACccaatttgggttttttcaCAGAGGCCAAATAAACCGACCCAAATCCGCCTTGGCCGAGCTTCCGCCCTCGAACCCACGAGCCACACCCAGTAAGTAAAAAACTCTTCTCCAAAAGCCCTTGTTCGTCTTCCTTCTGGgtttctcttttcctcttcaaagaacccattattttttgtactttgtaaaaacaaaaattgaagctTCTGACTCTGGGTCTGATAGAAACAAATTAACTGAGAAAACGATCAAATGGgtaagagaaaaagagacGAAGCAGAGAAGTGGGTGATCAACGAAGGAGACGATATCATTGAAACAGAGAAGAGTGATCGAAGCGAACGTTTTAGGGTTTTCTATCAGCGTAACTTTGAAGCGGTGATTGAAGCACGTGATTTTGGAGAAAACGATCAAATTGAAATGGgtaagagaaaaagagacGAAACAGAGAAAGTGGGTGATCAACGAAGACGACGATATCGTTGATACGGAGAAGAGAGATCGAAACAAACGTAACgttttagggttttctctCTGCTCAATTTTGACTCGGCGAAAGTTTTTGTGAGGGTTCTTGAAATCTGAGTTTGCTTTTTCCTGGTGGCGTTGGGTTTCCTCTTTCTattatatagagagagagcataGGAGGAGGTAACGGTCATATTTTCTTTCGCGGCCTTTCCTTGCGCTCTAATTAACAAATCTAATTAAAAAGATtctctcaacaaaaaaatcaaataaaaagattttatttGTGAAATGTAATAAATGACTGACTGCTACCAATTTGAAATCTTAGGCCACTCTTAGCTGGAAACATCATGGCCGTTGGTTTAATATTATCTAACCTGCTGAAAGCATAATctcgttttttattttattttattgtctcTTTTATTAAATGACTGAGCTTAGTTTATTTACACCCACATTTTATTAtgacaaacacaaaaaatgattttccattttatattttctttcactCCTTATTAatctctctttcattttttatgtgTGACGGTAACACCACGTGACATGTTGATGTGAATTGTGTTCTCATATTAACTTCTTAATTTATTGTATTGAGAATGACAACATAATAGGATAAAGTTGAATTTGTTATTTCCATCCCTATCTCATTTTCTTTCCTAAACGAACTCATCAAGGTAAAATAGTCATAGTAAATTTTAAGGAATAATTTCcattttagaagaaaaaaatttaataaaaaaaataccaaaagtGTTCtgatttgaccaaaaaaatagtaaTTGTCATACTTACACACGACCTTCTAACCATGGTGTCAACCAACATGATTATGTTGATCACTTTAtgttcaattaaaaaaaaatcaaacaattaaCAATCAATGAGGATAtaatagaaattttttatgaggATATATGGGTGTGGTGAGAAACAGAACTGGGTGCAAATAGAAGTATCCGTAAAGAAATCTCAAGCCAACAAGTTctttagaagaagaaaaggtgCAAGCTATAAACACTAATCTTATCAAGCCTATTGCAGAATCTGTCTGCATTAGCCACTGTCTGATTTGCCACTTGCCTTTGTTTTTCATTGATACAAAGTCTTTCAATATTTGAATACATTCATggaaattttcctttttggccTGACTTGTATCTTTGTTTTAAACGTCACACATATGACATATATAACTTTCCTAGAATCTGTCTGCTCCTGAAACAGGATTATGCTTGTTTTGCCTTTATATCTTAGCTGAGAACAGTGCATGTTTGTCTCGATTTCTGAGGAGAACGAAAGATCTAGCCGAGGAAGATGCTGCAGAGCAGGATACTATGTAGCTTATGTTTTCTGTAACCTCCATGTACAATGAATCTCTGTATATTTTTGTGCGGTTGTATTTCGGGCTGGCTACTCCTAGTTTCTGTGTACACACAACTTCGTGCCTGACCCTTCTTGGGGTGGTACAATTTTGTTAACCAAGAGATACAATTTTATGGTACAAATGGTTGAATAATTGACACCATTCCTGAATAAATGCTGGTCTTTAGTTTTTACTACAACCTTGTGGGTTTACTGCACACAAAATTGATCAAGAAAA includes the following:
- the LOC117623472 gene encoding reticulon-like protein B22, which gives rise to MDYRSEVGKPVIVLICGSLVYYHCAHRNSSLVSLVSDVLIVLLCSLAILGLLFRQMNISVPVDPLEWQISQDTANSIVAWLANTVGAAESVLRVAATGHDKRLFFKVVFCLYMLSALGRLVSGLTVAYAGLCLFCLYLLAENSQSISTCLSRFLRRTNDLAEEDAAEQDTM
- the LOC117623471 gene encoding mitogen-activated protein kinase kinase kinase 17-like, which produces MGSLKRKRETQKEDEQGLLEKSFLLTGCGSWVRGRKLGQGGFGSVYLASVKKPKLGSEGFPAIMAVKSALMVESLELMMEKSLLQTLRSSPFVINCYGEDVTAGFGHNLVYNVFLEYADGGTVGDLIKQSGGSGLCELQVRKYTESILKGVQYIHEMGFVHCDLKPENILLVTSGSGFVPKIGDLGLAKRAVSKRSCRGTPMYLSPETVLDRIQEKPSDIWALGCVVLKMLTGRHPWDAKAGLKLHDLKPQIASGVPNIPGGLAEEAKDFLKNCFMRNPSERLTTAKLLHHPFVTKLDEIGQVKVEPMKEVSSVLSSEHCVLDYGSFIPLGSWSSEEAEEMEQQILPLALMSPRDSTPVIPTTGCQKPSAFPIMGAA